The segment GCACGCAGGAGAGTCCCGTGAGCACCGCCTGGTTCAGGCCGAAGTCGCGCTCCGGGCGTACGCGCAGCATCTGCAGACGGCAGACCTGGGGCTGCAGCGGGACGATGTATTCGGCCAGCAGCGTCTGGTAGTCGTGCCCCGAGCAGACCACGATCTGCTGGGCGCGCCAGCTGCCTCTCGTGCTGTGGATAATCCCCGGTTCGACATCGCGCACCAGGGTGGAGAAGTGGAACTGGACGCCATGCTCGCGGCGCAGGTAGTCCACCAGTGCGGGAATCGCCTCGCGGGAATGGATCTGCTGGTCATCCAGCCCCAGCAGCGCGGCGCGGTGATGGCTGAACTGGCCCTGGTAGAGATCGTGCAGGCGTTCGCCACGTAGCAATTCGACGTGATAGCCGTGCTCGGGGGCGCGCACTTCGCAGAAGGCTTCCAGCAGTTCCTCTTCCGCGCGGGTGCGAGCGAACAGCAGAGAGCCATTGCGGCGGATGTCGAAGCCGGCGGCCTCGGCCCAGCCAGCCCAGATTTCGCGGCTTGCGCGAGCCAGCGCATGCATGGGGCCCGGCGGCTGGCCGGTGACCAGCGCCTGGCCGAAGTTGCGCACCGACGCGCCCAGCGGCGTGGTGCTGCGCTCGAAGACGCTGACGCGCAAGCCGCGCCGGGCGGCGGCGTACGCGTGGGAAAGGCCGAGGATGCCGGCGCCGACTATGGCGATGTCGGTGTCTTGCAGGGGCATGGGGTTCTCCTTGAAAGCTCGTGCCGTCCAGATTCCCTCACCCTGGCCCCGCTTCGCGCCCAGACGCTCACAGGCACTGGAAGCCGTGCGTCCAAAAGCGTGCCTATTGGCCCCAGAGGGAGAGGCGGAAAGAGCAAGGGCGCTGGCTGATACCTCGGGTTACTGCGGCAGCTTCTCGGACTTGCCGTCGTAGCGCTTGCGCCATTCGGCCAGGATCTGGTCGCGGTTCTGCGAGGCCCAGGCGAAGTCGTTCTTGATCAGGCGCTGCTCGTAGTCAGCCGGCAGTTCGGTCTGCGGCTTGGCGATGCCGGGGGCGGCGAGCACGGCGAAGTTTTCCTTGTACAGCTCCATGGCCGCCGGGCTGGCTGAGAAGTCGGCAAGTTTCTTCGCGGCTTCCATCTGGTCGGTGCCCTTGACGATGCCGGTGGCTTCGATTTCCCAGCCCAGGCCTTCCTTCGGCAGGACGATGTCCAGCGGTGCGCCCTGGCGCTTGAGCTGCACGGCCGGGTATTCGAAGGAGATGCCGATGGGAAACTCGCCGGCGGCGGCCAGCTTGCAAGGCTTGGAGCCGGAATGGACGTACTGGCCGATGTTCTGGTGCAGGCCATCCATGTAGGCCCAGCCCTGCTTCTCGCCGAAGGTCTGCAGCCAGGCGCTGACGTCGAGGAAGCCGGTACCGGAGGACGCCGGGTTCGGCATCACGATCTTGCCCTTGTACTCGGGCTTGGTCAGGTCTTCCCAGCTGCCGGGCTTGGCCAGGCCCTGCTTCTCGGCTTCCACGGTGTTGAAGCAGATGGTCGCGGCCCACACGTCCATGCCCACCCAGGCCGGCGGGTTGGCCGCGTCGCGGTAGTTGGCGCCGATGGTTTCCAGGTGCTCGGGTGCGTACTTCTCCAGCATGCCTTGCGCATCGAGGATGGCCAGGCTGGAAGCGGCCAGGCCCCACACGGCGTCGGCTTGCGGGCGGTCTTTCTCGGCCAGCAGCTTGGCGGTGATGATGCCGGTGGAATCACGCACCCACTTGATCTCGATATCCGGGTTCTGCGCTTCGAAGGCCTTCTTGTAGGCCGACAGCTGCTCGGCTTCCAGGGCGGTGTACACGGTAAGCGTGGTAGCGGCCTGGGCCTGGAAGCTGAATCCGGCCGCAACGGCGGCGGCGAGTGCGAGGCGTTTGAACATGGAAAGCTCCTTGTCGGTAATGGCTTGGGGTTGTGGTTGTTCAGTGGGTGCCCGGCACGCCCTGGCGCCAGGCCTGCGAGCGGCGCAGCAGGCCGCGCGAAGCCCAGGCCAGCAGCAGGGATACGCCGGCCGAGGTAAGCAGGATCAGGGTGGACATGGCGGCAGCACCGCCGACGTTGCCGGCGTCGTCCATGTTCAGCACGGCCACGGCGGCGAGGACGCTGTCGGGGCTGTAGAGGAAGATGGCGGCGGACACCGTGGTCATGGGCGACACGAACAGGTAGCGAATGATGTCCAGCAGCGCCGGCAGGCAGATCGGCACCGTAACCCGCAGGTAGTGGCGCCAGAGCGGAGCCTTGAGCGACAGCGCGGCGGCTTCGAACTCGCCGTCCAGCTGGCGCAGCGCGGTGCTGGCGGTCATCTGCGCGGTGGTGAGGAAGTGGGCGATGGAGCAGATCACCAGCAGGGTCATGCTGCCGTAGAGGGCGTGCAGCGGGTTGCCCGGCAGGTTGAAGAAGAACACGTAGCCAAGGCCGAGCACGAGGCCCGGCACGGCCATAGGCACGAAGCTGAGCAGGCGCAGCGTCTGGTTCAGCCACTGCTGGCCACGGGTTTTCTCCATCAGGTAGGCACCGGTGAAGATCAGCGCGCCGCCGAACATCGCGGTGCAGGTGGCCAGGGTCAGGCTATTGCGATAGGCGAGCCAGCCGCCGCCGGCGGTTTCCTCGAAGGCATAGTGACGCAGGGACAGCGACAGGTTGTACGGCCAGAACTTCACCAGCGACGAATACACCGCCATCCCCAGCACCAGCAGGAGGATGGCGCAGACCACCAGCACCAGCGCCAGGAAGCAGGCATCGCGGACCTTCGACGGCGCCGGGTGGAAAACCTGCGCTCGGCCGCTCATGGCCTCGCCCTGGCGGCGGCGCAGCCAGGCATCGACGCCGAAGCTGAGCAGCGCGGGCAATAGCAGCACCATGCCGATCAGCGCGCCACGGCCGAACTGCTGCTGGCCGACCACCGCCTTGTAGGCTTCCAACGCCAGCACCTGATAGTCGCCGCCCACCACCACGGGCACGCCGAAGTCGGTGATGGTCAGGGTGAACACCAGGCAAAAGGCGGCGAACACCGCCTGGCGGGTGGCCGGCCAGGTGATGCTGCGGAAGGCCTTCCAGGGGCCGGCGCCCATGCTGGCGGCGGCGTCGAACAGGCGCGCGTCGGCCACGCCCAGGGCCGAGAGCAGCACCATCAGCGCATGAGGGAAGGTGTAGATGGCTTCACCGAGGACAATGCCCCAGAAGCCGTAGATATTGTCCGGCAGCCAGTCGCGCAGCAGGCCCTGGTTGCCGAACAGGTAGATCAGCGCAATGCCCGGCAGCATCGACGGCGCCAACAGCGGCAGCAGGGAAATCCCCCGCCACAGGCCCTTGGCCGGAATCAGGGTGCGTTGCAAGGCATAGGCGAACAGGTAGGCGCAGGGCACCACGATGGTGGCCACGCTGAAAGACACCTTCAGGCTGTTGCCCAGCAGCCAGTGGAAGTTGGCGCTGGCGAACAGCTCACGGGCCGCGACGAAACCGCCGCCCTGCCCCGCGTCACCACTGAAGCCGCGCCAGAAGATCGCCAGCAGTGGCAGCAGCACCGCGAGGATCAGCAGGCCGAGGAACAGGTATTTTCCACCCTGTACAAAAAGGCGGTCGCCCAGGTCGCCGCGCGCAGCGTCCCTGGCCGGGATCTTGTCCAGCTTGATCACCGCCTCCATCTCAGGCGAACACCTGAAGGCTGCGGGAGGGCAGCGCTAC is part of the Pseudomonas lalkuanensis genome and harbors:
- a CDS encoding TIGR03364 family FAD-dependent oxidoreductase, with translation MPLQDTDIAIVGAGILGLSHAYAAARRGLRVSVFERSTTPLGASVRNFGQALVTGQPPGPMHALARASREIWAGWAEAAGFDIRRNGSLLFARTRAEEELLEAFCEVRAPEHGYHVELLRGERLHDLYQGQFSHHRAALLGLDDQQIHSREAIPALVDYLRREHGVQFHFSTLVRDVEPGIIHSTRGSWRAQQIVVCSGHDYQTLLAEYIVPLQPQVCRLQMLRVRPERDFGLNQAVLTGLSCVHYGAFADLPEAEAIREQIQNEQPELEEHGIHLLVSPTPYGELIVGDSHHYGSDASPFNAEAVDDIMLALAEHTLATRLTVVERWQGVYGARGPGPFSVLKAAPGVTAVLMHSGVGMSVGPALGERTMAGLLG
- a CDS encoding putative 2-aminoethylphosphonate ABC transporter substrate-binding protein, which gives rise to MFKRLALAAAVAAGFSFQAQAATTLTVYTALEAEQLSAYKKAFEAQNPDIEIKWVRDSTGIITAKLLAEKDRPQADAVWGLAASSLAILDAQGMLEKYAPEHLETIGANYRDAANPPAWVGMDVWAATICFNTVEAEKQGLAKPGSWEDLTKPEYKGKIVMPNPASSGTGFLDVSAWLQTFGEKQGWAYMDGLHQNIGQYVHSGSKPCKLAAAGEFPIGISFEYPAVQLKRQGAPLDIVLPKEGLGWEIEATGIVKGTDQMEAAKKLADFSASPAAMELYKENFAVLAAPGIAKPQTELPADYEQRLIKNDFAWASQNRDQILAEWRKRYDGKSEKLPQ
- a CDS encoding putative 2-aminoethylphosphonate ABC transporter permease subunit; this translates as MEAVIKLDKIPARDAARGDLGDRLFVQGGKYLFLGLLILAVLLPLLAIFWRGFSGDAGQGGGFVAARELFASANFHWLLGNSLKVSFSVATIVVPCAYLFAYALQRTLIPAKGLWRGISLLPLLAPSMLPGIALIYLFGNQGLLRDWLPDNIYGFWGIVLGEAIYTFPHALMVLLSALGVADARLFDAAASMGAGPWKAFRSITWPATRQAVFAAFCLVFTLTITDFGVPVVVGGDYQVLALEAYKAVVGQQQFGRGALIGMVLLLPALLSFGVDAWLRRRQGEAMSGRAQVFHPAPSKVRDACFLALVLVVCAILLLVLGMAVYSSLVKFWPYNLSLSLRHYAFEETAGGGWLAYRNSLTLATCTAMFGGALIFTGAYLMEKTRGQQWLNQTLRLLSFVPMAVPGLVLGLGYVFFFNLPGNPLHALYGSMTLLVICSIAHFLTTAQMTASTALRQLDGEFEAAALSLKAPLWRHYLRVTVPICLPALLDIIRYLFVSPMTTVSAAIFLYSPDSVLAAVAVLNMDDAGNVGGAAAMSTLILLTSAGVSLLLAWASRGLLRRSQAWRQGVPGTH